One Acidaminococcales bacterium DNA window includes the following coding sequences:
- the atpD gene encoding F0F1 ATP synthase subunit beta, with the protein MNTGRVVQVVGPIVDIAFPPGQLPSILNAVRIESKPGKNEGDAINLTAEVMQHIGEDTVRAVAMSSTDGLVRGMEAVDTGSPIKVPVGEGTLGRVFNVLGETVDNEQAEVKAAGYWPIHRPPPSFEQQSTTTKIFETGIKVVDLIAPYSLGGKIGLFGGAGVGKTVLIQELIHNIATEHGGYSVFAGVGERTREGNDLWNEMKESGVIEKTAMVYGQMNEPPGARMRVGLSGLTMAEYFRDVAGQDVLLFIDNIFRFIQAGSEVSALLGRMPSAVGYQPTLGTDVGALQERITSTKTGSITSVQAVYVPADDLTDPAPAATFAHLDATTVLSRQIAELAIYPAVDPLESTSRILDPLVIGQEHYDVARGVQKILQRYKELQDIIAILGMEELSEDDKLTVARARKIQRFLSQPFFVAEQFTGTPGQYVTLAENIRGFKEVLSGKHDDLPEGAFYMVGTIDDAVKKAKAMKVD; encoded by the coding sequence TTGAATACCGGTAGAGTAGTGCAGGTAGTGGGGCCAATTGTTGACATAGCGTTTCCTCCCGGCCAGCTGCCCTCGATTTTGAACGCGGTCAGGATTGAAAGCAAACCGGGCAAAAACGAAGGCGACGCGATTAATCTTACCGCCGAAGTGATGCAGCATATAGGGGAAGACACTGTGCGCGCCGTTGCCATGTCTTCGACTGACGGCTTGGTGCGCGGAATGGAGGCGGTAGATACCGGCTCGCCCATAAAAGTTCCGGTCGGCGAAGGCACTTTGGGGCGGGTTTTCAACGTTCTCGGCGAAACCGTGGACAACGAGCAGGCCGAAGTGAAAGCGGCCGGCTATTGGCCGATACACAGGCCGCCGCCCAGCTTTGAGCAGCAATCGACCACCACTAAAATATTTGAGACAGGCATAAAAGTCGTCGATCTCATAGCGCCCTATTCGCTGGGCGGGAAAATCGGCCTTTTCGGCGGCGCGGGCGTTGGCAAGACGGTTCTCATCCAGGAACTTATCCATAACATAGCTACCGAGCACGGCGGCTATTCCGTCTTTGCCGGCGTGGGCGAACGTACGCGCGAAGGCAACGATTTGTGGAACGAAATGAAAGAATCCGGCGTCATAGAAAAAACGGCCATGGTTTACGGGCAGATGAACGAACCGCCGGGGGCGCGCATGAGAGTCGGGCTGTCGGGCCTTACTATGGCGGAATATTTCCGCGACGTGGCCGGGCAAGACGTACTGCTTTTTATTGACAATATATTCCGGTTTATCCAAGCCGGCTCGGAAGTATCGGCCCTTCTTGGCCGCATGCCGTCAGCGGTCGGCTATCAGCCGACTCTGGGCACGGACGTCGGTGCCTTGCAAGAGCGCATTACCTCCACCAAGACAGGCTCCATTACCTCCGTACAGGCGGTTTATGTTCCGGCGGACGACCTGACCGATCCGGCGCCGGCCGCTACCTTCGCGCACTTGGACGCGACTACTGTCCTGTCGCGGCAAATAGCCGAGCTGGCCATCTATCCGGCGGTGGATCCGCTGGAATCCACCAGCAGGATACTTGACCCTTTGGTCATTGGGCAGGAGCATTACGATGTGGCGCGCGGCGTACAGAAAATATTGCAGCGCTACAAGGAGTTGCAAGACATTATCGCCATACTCGGCATGGAAGAACTTAGCGAAGACGATAAACTGACGGTTGCCCGCGCCAGGAAAATCCAAAGGTTCCTCAGCCAGCCCTTCTTCGTGGCAGAGCAGTTTACCGGCACGCCGGGGCAATATGTGACGCTGGCCGAAAACATCCGCGGATTTAAGGAAGTATTAAGCGGCAAGCACGACGATTTGCCGGAGGGCGCTTTTTATATGGTGGGCACGATTGACGACGCAGTGAAAAAAGCGAAAGCCATGAAGGTGGATTGA
- the atpG gene encoding ATP synthase F1 subunit gamma — translation MASTGGIRQRIRSVRNIQHITKAMKMVAAARFRRAQSQAVASKPFALKIQEMLANVAAVEKEVVHPLLVAREVKNVVYYVVGADKGLAGAYNSNVAKLAASELKGRANAQLVTVGRKMREYFSRRQYKIIESFDSFSEKPSYQNAVEIARSMSAKYIAGEFDEINVIYTQFHSPLRQIPIVVKVLPVEPPQYDEFGESGLVRSKGLPRGDQEYIFEPGTKETLAALVPRYLETVIYAALINAAASELGSRMAAMSAATDNSADIIAKLTLYYNKVRQAAITREITEIVGGAEALK, via the coding sequence GTGGCATCCACAGGCGGCATCAGGCAGAGAATACGCAGCGTCAGGAACATCCAGCATATAACCAAAGCGATGAAAATGGTGGCGGCGGCGAGGTTTCGCCGCGCCCAGTCGCAAGCCGTCGCCAGCAAGCCTTTTGCCTTGAAGATACAGGAAATGCTGGCTAACGTGGCCGCAGTCGAGAAAGAAGTAGTCCATCCGCTGCTTGTGGCGCGCGAGGTAAAAAACGTCGTTTATTATGTTGTCGGCGCCGACAAAGGGCTGGCGGGGGCTTACAACTCAAATGTCGCGAAATTGGCCGCTTCCGAATTAAAAGGCCGCGCCAACGCGCAGCTTGTAACTGTCGGGCGCAAAATGCGGGAATACTTTTCGCGGCGGCAATATAAAATAATCGAAAGCTTTGACAGCTTTTCCGAAAAGCCCAGTTACCAGAACGCCGTGGAAATAGCGCGATCTATGTCGGCAAAATACATTGCGGGCGAATTTGACGAAATAAACGTAATCTATACCCAATTTCACTCGCCCTTGCGGCAGATTCCCATAGTTGTTAAAGTGTTGCCGGTGGAACCTCCCCAATACGATGAATTCGGCGAAAGCGGCCTCGTAAGGAGCAAGGGGCTTCCCCGCGGCGACCAGGAATATATTTTTGAGCCGGGGACGAAGGAAACATTGGCCGCGCTCGTGCCGCGCTATCTGGAGACTGTTATCTACGCCGCCCTTATCAATGCGGCGGCCAGCGAGTTGGGATCAAGAATGGCCGCGATGAGCGCGGCCACCGACAATTCAGCGGACATAATCGCAAAGCTGACGCTTTATTACAATAAAGTGCGCCAGGCCGCCATAACCCGTGAAATAACCGAGATTGTCGGCGGAGCGGAAGCCTTAAAATGA
- the atpA gene encoding F0F1 ATP synthase subunit alpha: MMKPEELTALISRQVENFKTDFNVDEVGIVDEVGDGIARVHGLRTAMEGEMLELPNGVSGMILNLEVDSIGVVLMGGETLVKEGDIVRRTGKIMQVPVGDAMVGRVVNALGQPIDGKGIIDATEYRAVESPAPGIAARESVKIPLQTGIKAIDSMVPIGRGQRELIIGDRGTGKTAVAIDTIINQKGLGVICIYVAIGQKASTVARVVRTFEEHGSMDYTIVVAANASDSAPLQYLAPYAGVTIGEYFMRKGQDVLCVYDDLSKHAAAYRAMSLLLRRPPGREAYPGDVFYLHSRLLERAAKLDAENGGGSITALPVIETLAGDVSAYIPTNVISITDGQIFLESELFYSGIRPAINVGLSVSRVGGSAQIKAMKAVAGRLRLDLAQYRELAAFAQFGSDLDKATRAQIDRGVRMTEILKQGQYSPLPVEQQVMSIYVATNGYIDDVEVEDISRFEKEFLAFMKTNYPEVGKAIMETKAISPETEATLKKAIAEYKDMFGVSKISVASEAR; this comes from the coding sequence ATGATGAAGCCTGAAGAACTTACGGCCCTCATCAGCCGTCAGGTGGAAAATTTCAAAACGGACTTCAATGTTGACGAAGTAGGCATTGTGGACGAAGTCGGAGACGGCATCGCCCGCGTACACGGTTTGAGGACGGCGATGGAAGGCGAAATGCTGGAGCTGCCAAACGGCGTAAGCGGGATGATCCTTAACTTGGAAGTCGACAGCATCGGCGTTGTGCTCATGGGCGGAGAAACCTTGGTAAAAGAAGGGGACATAGTGCGCCGCACCGGCAAGATCATGCAGGTGCCGGTCGGCGATGCCATGGTCGGGCGGGTCGTCAACGCGCTGGGACAGCCGATCGACGGCAAGGGAATTATCGATGCCACTGAATATCGCGCCGTTGAAAGCCCGGCCCCCGGCATTGCCGCCCGCGAGTCGGTAAAAATCCCCTTGCAGACAGGTATAAAAGCCATAGATTCCATGGTGCCGATCGGGCGTGGGCAGAGGGAACTCATCATCGGCGATCGCGGCACCGGCAAGACCGCCGTGGCGATCGATACCATAATAAACCAGAAAGGGCTCGGCGTTATTTGCATATACGTAGCCATAGGGCAGAAAGCATCGACGGTGGCGCGCGTCGTGCGCACGTTTGAAGAGCACGGCTCCATGGACTACACCATCGTGGTGGCGGCCAACGCCTCCGACAGCGCGCCGCTGCAATATCTGGCTCCTTACGCCGGCGTTACCATAGGCGAATACTTCATGCGCAAAGGGCAGGATGTGCTATGCGTTTATGACGACCTGTCCAAACATGCTGCGGCCTATCGAGCCATGAGCTTGCTTTTGCGCCGCCCGCCCGGGCGCGAAGCCTATCCGGGCGATGTGTTTTACCTTCATTCCAGGCTTTTGGAACGCGCCGCCAAATTGGACGCGGAAAACGGCGGCGGATCCATCACCGCCCTGCCGGTCATTGAAACCTTGGCGGGCGACGTTTCCGCCTACATACCGACCAACGTCATATCCATAACCGATGGGCAGATATTTTTGGAGAGCGAGCTTTTTTATTCCGGCATACGGCCGGCGATCAACGTGGGACTTTCGGTTTCGCGCGTCGGCGGCTCCGCCCAGATAAAAGCGATGAAAGCCGTGGCCGGGCGCTTGCGGCTGGATCTTGCCCAATACAGGGAATTGGCCGCGTTCGCGCAATTCGGGTCCGACCTTGACAAGGCCACTAGGGCGCAGATCGATCGCGGCGTCCGAATGACGGAAATCCTGAAACAGGGCCAGTACTCGCCGCTGCCGGTGGAGCAGCAGGTTATGAGCATTTATGTCGCGACCAACGGGTATATCGACGATGTGGAGGTTGAAGACATTTCCAGGTTTGAGAAAGAATTTCTTGCCTTTATGAAAACCAACTATCCGGAAGTCGGCAAAGCGATAATGGAAACCAAAGCCATTTCGCCCGAAACCGAAGCAACCTTAAAGAAAGCCATAGCCGAATACAAGGATATGTTTGGCGTAAGTAAAATCAGCGTTGCCAGCGAAGCGAGGTGA
- a CDS encoding F0F1 ATP synthase subunit delta, with amino-acid sequence MKLKNESLAAIKRQIRSYAVGAQSLSGAQVKITTARELPPNEYDAIVKRLKGKLGREIFAERKIDPRIIGGIIIQYGDKIIDGSVARQLRQYNETMSKVDVKKIGVTNAI; translated from the coding sequence ATGAAACTGAAAAATGAAAGCCTTGCCGCCATCAAGCGGCAAATACGCTCTTATGCGGTCGGCGCGCAAAGCTTAAGCGGCGCGCAGGTAAAGATTACTACCGCCCGCGAGTTGCCGCCAAACGAGTACGATGCGATCGTAAAGAGATTAAAGGGCAAGCTGGGCCGGGAAATTTTCGCCGAAAGAAAAATCGATCCCCGGATCATTGGCGGGATAATCATCCAATATGGCGACAAGATCATTGACGGCAGCGTTGCCCGCCAGCTTCGGCAATATAATGAAACGATGTCAAAGGTCGACGTCAAAAAGATCGGGGTGACAAACGCAATATGA
- the atpH gene encoding ATP synthase F1 subunit delta, whose amino-acid sequence MLNTTHEIAGKYAQALFELAREEGSLPKVKEDIRFMAAVFAQNAQIGDFLENPFAERNARKNAIEEIFKAYVQPLSLKFILVLAEKRMEKLLPLVLKAFNSLLYEEEGIVEIRVTTARNLSESEYGLISEKLAAALKKPVMLERHVDKGIVGGMIVQIGDRLINGSVSKKLRDFSRLLDNINSDAKGAADAG is encoded by the coding sequence ATGCTGAACACGACGCATGAAATCGCCGGCAAGTATGCCCAGGCGCTTTTTGAATTGGCGCGGGAAGAAGGTTCCTTGCCCAAAGTGAAAGAAGACATCCGATTTATGGCCGCTGTTTTTGCGCAAAACGCGCAAATAGGGGATTTTTTGGAAAACCCTTTCGCGGAAAGAAACGCCCGGAAAAATGCAATTGAAGAAATATTCAAGGCTTATGTCCAGCCGCTCTCTTTGAAGTTCATCTTGGTGCTGGCGGAGAAAAGAATGGAAAAATTGCTGCCGCTTGTTTTGAAAGCTTTTAACAGCTTGCTTTACGAGGAAGAAGGCATCGTGGAAATACGCGTTACCACGGCGAGGAATTTGTCCGAAAGCGAATACGGGCTGATTTCGGAGAAACTGGCGGCGGCTTTGAAAAAGCCGGTAATGCTTGAACGGCACGTGGACAAAGGCATAGTAGGCGGGATGATTGTCCAAATAGGCGACCGGCTGATAAATGGCAGCGTAAGCAAAAAGCTGCGAGATTTCAGTCGGCTGCTTGATAATATAAATTCCGACGCGAAAGGGGCGGCGGACGCGGGATGA
- the atpF gene encoding F0F1 ATP synthase subunit B, translating into MVDINWTLVAQIFNFLILFAIVALFAYKPIVKIMDERQRRIAESMENAETVRLGAQKAKAEYEHQLDEARAQAQEIIDKAKKTANDACEQMLAEARAEQEQIVKSAKEQIEREKVNALLAVRGEVVALSMQLASKVVEKKLDEETDRKLINEFLDEITSKSGGLPC; encoded by the coding sequence TTGGTCGATATTAATTGGACTCTGGTTGCGCAAATTTTCAATTTTTTGATTTTGTTCGCTATTGTGGCTCTTTTCGCCTACAAACCCATAGTAAAGATCATGGACGAGCGGCAAAGGCGCATAGCTGAAAGCATGGAGAACGCCGAGACCGTAAGGCTGGGCGCGCAAAAAGCCAAGGCGGAATATGAACATCAGTTGGACGAGGCCCGCGCGCAGGCGCAGGAGATTATTGACAAAGCCAAAAAAACGGCCAATGACGCTTGCGAACAAATGCTGGCCGAAGCCCGCGCCGAACAGGAACAGATTGTCAAGAGCGCCAAAGAACAGATTGAGCGGGAGAAAGTCAACGCGCTCCTGGCGGTCAGGGGCGAAGTGGTCGCTTTAAGCATGCAACTGGCCAGCAAAGTTGTCGAGAAAAAACTTGACGAGGAAACCGACCGCAAGCTCATCAACGAATTCCTGGACGAAATTACCAGTAAGTCCGGCGGACTGCCATGCTGA
- the atpE gene encoding F0F1 ATP synthase subunit C, which produces MEQTIIIASSAVGAAIICFGAAIAAGFGNSFLGSRALESMTRQPELADKILVNSLIYMGLIEAVPIIGIVIAIILVLANPFI; this is translated from the coding sequence TTGGAACAGACGATCATTATAGCAAGCTCCGCAGTAGGCGCGGCGATTATCTGCTTTGGCGCGGCGATTGCCGCAGGGTTCGGCAACAGCTTTTTGGGCAGCAGGGCGCTGGAAAGCATGACCCGCCAGCCGGAACTGGCCGACAAGATTCTTGTCAATTCGCTTATTTACATGGGACTGATTGAAGCCGTGCCGATCATCGGCATAGTCATCGCCATAATCCTAGTATTGGCCAACCCCTTTATCTGA
- the atpB gene encoding F0F1 ATP synthase subunit A, producing MTAESSIIDFGTKEVAGFVVNTQTIYMSWLTMALVAILLFAAGRNPKLVPGKLQLCVEMVFDFVLGLVKNNLTETGRELVGSFFVTLFLYIFIGNELGLVPQLFTPLHVHITSPTNDINTTLGLGFMVIITIQVLGAARHGLSYFKHFFQPMPIMFPINLLDELLRPFTMAFRLFGNIVAGEILLIVLYRLAMWLVPEIWVGFSLAIGLIQAIIFTCLSICYMRGVFAAHDSH from the coding sequence GTGACAGCGGAAAGTTCAATAATTGATTTTGGCACAAAGGAGGTCGCCGGTTTTGTCGTAAACACACAGACAATTTATATGTCTTGGCTGACCATGGCGCTGGTGGCGATCCTTTTGTTCGCGGCCGGGCGCAATCCCAAGCTTGTGCCGGGCAAGTTGCAATTGTGCGTTGAAATGGTTTTTGACTTTGTGTTGGGGCTGGTTAAAAACAACTTGACTGAAACCGGCAGGGAATTAGTGGGGTCGTTTTTTGTTACTTTGTTCCTGTACATCTTTATCGGCAACGAATTGGGGCTTGTGCCGCAACTCTTTACGCCTTTGCATGTGCACATAACGTCCCCCACCAACGACATAAACACGACCCTCGGGCTGGGGTTTATGGTGATCATTACCATTCAGGTCCTTGGCGCCGCGCGGCACGGCCTCTCTTATTTCAAGCATTTTTTCCAGCCGATGCCGATCATGTTTCCCATAAACCTCTTGGATGAATTGTTAAGGCCATTTACCATGGCTTTTCGTCTGTTCGGCAACATTGTCGCGGGCGAGATACTGCTGATCGTCCTGTACCGGCTGGCCATGTGGCTGGTTCCGGAGATATGGGTCGGCTTCAGCTTGGCGATCGGATTGATCCAGGCGATTATCTTTACGTGCCTCAGCATCTGCTATATGCGCGGGGTATTTGCCGCACACGATTCGCATTGA
- a CDS encoding undecaprenyl/decaprenyl-phosphate alpha-N-acetylglucosaminyl 1-phosphate transferase, producing the protein MHTYVVAFVIGLAACYILTPPVSRLAARLGAIDRPDHRKVHKAPVPRMGGLAIYAGFVAAIFASVHLSHEIAGLLLGGTLIVIIGVIDDICQLPAKLKLLGQVAAAGVLVLFGVKIEWLTYPGTGGYLYMDHFSVPVTILWVVSMTNALNLIDGLDGLAAGVSMIASLTVCLVAVQNGLYPVAVMTAALAGATFAFIKYNFNPASIFMGDTGSMFLGYMLAAISVFGVVKSAAAIALLTPAVALGLPIIDTCCAILRRYSNGKPIFQPDKGHLHHRLLAAGLSQKQAVFLMYLISAALSASAVFFTGYVNWAGLAVIGLVIAAVFVGAKKMGILNDI; encoded by the coding sequence TTGCATACTTATGTCGTGGCGTTTGTCATAGGCCTGGCCGCCTGTTACATATTGACGCCGCCGGTCAGTCGGCTGGCGGCAAGGTTAGGCGCGATCGACCGGCCGGATCACCGCAAGGTGCACAAAGCCCCCGTGCCGCGCATGGGCGGCCTTGCCATATATGCGGGCTTTGTCGCCGCCATTTTTGCCAGCGTGCATTTAAGTCATGAAATAGCCGGATTGCTTTTGGGCGGCACGCTGATTGTCATAATAGGCGTTATTGACGATATATGCCAGCTGCCGGCGAAGCTGAAACTGCTGGGGCAGGTAGCCGCGGCGGGCGTGCTCGTCCTGTTCGGCGTGAAAATCGAATGGCTTACCTACCCCGGCACTGGCGGCTATCTTTATATGGATCATTTCTCCGTCCCCGTTACCATTTTGTGGGTGGTGAGCATGACCAACGCGCTCAATCTGATTGACGGGCTGGACGGCCTGGCGGCCGGGGTGTCGATGATCGCGTCTTTGACCGTCTGCCTTGTCGCCGTCCAGAACGGGCTTTATCCGGTGGCGGTGATGACGGCCGCTTTGGCGGGCGCGACCTTTGCCTTTATCAAGTATAATTTCAACCCGGCTTCTATTTTTATGGGCGATACGGGCAGTATGTTCTTGGGCTATATGCTGGCGGCCATTTCGGTATTCGGCGTGGTCAAGAGCGCGGCCGCCATTGCCCTTCTGACGCCGGCGGTCGCCTTGGGGCTGCCGATCATAGATACCTGCTGCGCTATTTTGAGGCGCTACAGCAACGGCAAACCTATTTTCCAGCCGGACAAAGGCCATTTGCACCACCGGCTGCTGGCGGCCGGATTGAGCCAGAAACAAGCTGTTTTCCTCATGTATCTCATCAGCGCGGCGCTCAGCGCCAGCGCGGTGTTTTTTACCGGTTACGTCAATTGGGCCGGCCTGGCGGTTATCGGCTTGGTCATTGCGGCGGTGTTTGTCGGCGCGAAGAAAATGGGCATTCTCAATGATATATGA
- a CDS encoding cytidine/deoxycytidylate deaminase family protein, which translates to MRDITRPDWDEYFMEFALAAGKRSTCLRRAVGALLVKNKRILATGYNGAPQGLKHCGETGCLRQKLNVPSGKMHELCRGLHAEQNAIIQAALHGVPIAGSTLYCTHQPCVVCAKMLINAGVEKIVFAHPYPDELAENMLNEAGIQLAVLSLP; encoded by the coding sequence ATGCGCGATATAACCCGCCCGGACTGGGACGAATATTTCATGGAATTTGCCTTGGCCGCCGGGAAAAGATCTACCTGTTTAAGGCGCGCCGTGGGCGCTTTGCTCGTAAAAAACAAGCGTATATTGGCGACAGGCTATAACGGCGCGCCGCAAGGCCTTAAACATTGCGGCGAAACCGGTTGCCTGCGGCAGAAGCTCAACGTGCCGTCCGGGAAAATGCACGAACTTTGCCGCGGCCTGCACGCCGAACAAAACGCGATCATCCAGGCGGCCCTGCACGGCGTGCCCATTGCCGGCTCAACGCTTTACTGTACCCATCAGCCCTGCGTGGTTTGCGCGAAAATGCTGATCAACGCCGGCGTGGAAAAAATAGTTTTCGCCCATCCTTACCCTGACGAGTTGGCGGAAAACATGCTGAACGAGGCCGGAATACAATTGGCCGTTTTGTCGCTCCCATAG
- a CDS encoding serine hydroxymethyltransferase: protein MTLLKNTDKELHSAIVRELNRQRDKIELIASENFVSYPVLEALGSVLTNKYAEGYPGKRYYGGCEYVDEVETLAIERAKGLFGAEHANVQPHSGAQANMAVYFSVLQPGDAILGMNLAHGGHLTHGSPVNFSGLLYKIVPYGVTEREETIDYDLLRALALEHKPKLLVAGASAYSRFIDYERMAAIAKEAGCLFMVDMAHVAGIIAAGLHPSPVPCADFVTTTTHKTLRGPRGGMILCKEKYAKTIDKTIFPGIQGGPLMHVIAAKAVSFAEAATPEFKRYQQNVIKNAAVLAAELTKAGFRVVSGGTDNHMMLLDLRPQGITGKDAEKLLDAVGITVNKNAIPFDPASPFVTSGIRLGTAAATTRGFDEGAMGEVAAIIALALKNAGDRAAAAQSSLRVAKLCGSYPLYPEIS, encoded by the coding sequence ATGACTTTGCTGAAAAATACGGACAAAGAGCTCCATAGCGCCATTGTCAGGGAACTGAACCGCCAGCGGGACAAAATCGAACTGATCGCGTCCGAGAACTTCGTCAGCTATCCCGTTCTGGAGGCGCTGGGCAGCGTACTGACCAACAAGTACGCCGAAGGCTATCCGGGCAAACGCTATTATGGCGGCTGCGAATATGTGGATGAAGTGGAAACGCTCGCGATTGAACGGGCAAAGGGACTGTTCGGCGCGGAGCACGCCAATGTGCAGCCACATTCCGGCGCCCAGGCCAATATGGCGGTGTATTTTTCCGTTTTGCAGCCGGGCGATGCCATTTTGGGCATGAACCTGGCGCACGGCGGGCATTTGACCCACGGCAGCCCGGTGAACTTCTCCGGCCTTTTATACAAAATCGTGCCTTACGGCGTAACCGAACGGGAAGAAACCATTGACTACGACCTTTTGCGCGCCTTGGCGCTTGAGCACAAGCCCAAATTGCTCGTGGCCGGGGCGAGCGCCTATTCGCGGTTCATAGACTATGAGAGAATGGCCGCGATCGCCAAAGAAGCGGGCTGCCTCTTCATGGTGGATATGGCGCATGTGGCCGGCATCATTGCCGCAGGCCTTCATCCGTCGCCCGTGCCTTGCGCCGACTTTGTAACTACCACCACGCACAAGACGCTGCGCGGGCCGCGCGGCGGCATGATCCTTTGCAAGGAAAAATACGCCAAGACAATTGACAAGACTATTTTTCCGGGCATCCAGGGCGGCCCCTTAATGCATGTCATAGCCGCCAAAGCGGTTTCTTTCGCGGAGGCGGCGACGCCGGAATTTAAACGCTACCAGCAAAACGTGATTAAAAACGCGGCGGTTTTGGCCGCGGAACTGACCAAGGCGGGCTTTCGCGTAGTGTCCGGCGGCACCGACAACCACATGATGCTGCTCGATCTTCGGCCGCAGGGCATAACCGGCAAGGACGCGGAAAAATTGCTTGACGCGGTCGGCATTACGGTCAACAAGAACGCCATACCTTTCGATCCGGCCAGCCCGTTTGTTACCAGCGGCATAAGGCTGGGAACGGCGGCGGCAACCACTCGCGGCTTTGACGAGGGCGCGATGGGGGAAGTCGCGGCGATTATCGCCCTTGCGCTGAAAAACGCCGGCGACCGGGCGGCCGCCGCCCAGTCATCGCTCAGGGTAGCGAAGCTTTGCGGCAGTTACCCGCTCTACCCCGAAATCAGCTGA